One Miscanthus floridulus cultivar M001 chromosome 11, ASM1932011v1, whole genome shotgun sequence DNA window includes the following coding sequences:
- the LOC136493607 gene encoding V-type proton ATPase subunit G1-like, whose translation MDANRRQSGIQQLLAAEQEAQQIVNAARAAKSARLRQAKEEAEREIAEYRAQMEAEFQRKVAESSGDSGANVKRLEEETATKIEQLNQQAASISPEVIQMLLRHVTTVKN comes from the exons ATGGATGCGAACAGGCGCCAGAGTGGAATTCAGCAGTTGTTGGCTGCAGAGCAAGAGGCTCAGCAGATTGTAAATGCAGCTAGGGCTG CTAAGTCAGCAAGGCTTAGGCAAGCCAAGGAGGAGGCTGAGAGGGAAATAGCTGAATACCGTGCCCAGATGGAGGCTGAATTCCAGAGAAAGGTTGCAGAG AGCAGCGGTGACTCTGGTGCAAATGTTAAACGTCTTGAGGAAGAGACAGCAACAAAAATTGAACAACTCAATCAACAGGCTGCAAGCATATCCCCAGAAGTCATTCAGATGCTTCTGAGGCATGTCACCACTGTGAAGAACTGA
- the LOC136491373 gene encoding thylakoid lumenal 29 kDa protein, chloroplastic-like, which translates to MAGANFLSTAPLVAHGVAASSSIWTPTRRYPHIRVCCRADAEGSEAAAHKERLQFRRRHFIGTCIGTAIGLEMIDGSTRFSGVATAADLIERRQRSEFQSKIKDTLYVAIKAKPELVPSLLTLALNDAITYDKATKTGGANGSIRLETSRPENSGLSAALDLLTEAKKEIDSFSKGGPISFADLIQFAAQSALKRSFLDAAIAKCGGNEEKGRTLYSAYGSNGQWGLFEKTFGRADTEEADPEGRVPEWSKASVQEMKDRFVAVGLGPRQLAVMSAFLGPDQAATEERLIADPDCRPWVEKYQRSRETVSRTDYEVDLITTLTKLSSLGQKINYEAYTYPKQKIDLGKLKL; encoded by the exons ATGGCGGGAGCGAACTTCCTCTCCACCGCGCCGCTTGTCGCCCACGGCGTCGCTGCCAGCTCTTCCATTTGGACTCCGACGCGGAGGTACCCGCAC ATTCGAGTGTGCTGCCGGGCTGACGCTGAGGGCTCGGAGGCTGCTGCTCATAAAGAGCGTCTGCAATTCCGTCGGAGACATTTCATTGGCACCTGCATCGGGACCGCCATTGGTTTG GAAATGATCGACGGCTCTACGAGATTCTCTGGAGTGGCTACTGCAGCTGATCTCATAGAGCGTAGACAACGGTCTGAGTTCCAAT CAAAAATCAAAGACACCCTCTACGTAGCCATAAAG GCCAAGCCAGAGCTCGTTCCATCTTTGTTGACCTTGGCATTGAATGATGCCATCACATATGACAAG GCCACAAAAACTGGAGGTGCAAATGGGTCTATCAGGCTAG AAACAAGCAGACCTGAAAACAGTGGGCTCTCTGCTGCATTGGATTTGTTGACTGAAGCCAAAAAAGAGATAGATTCCTTTTCCAAGGGAGGTCCCATTTCATTTGCAGATCTGATCCAGTTTGCAG CACAATCAGCACTGAAGAGATCGTTTCTTGACGCTGCCATTGCCAAATGTGGTGGAAATGAAGAGAAGGGAAGAACCCTATACTCTGCATATGGTTCAAATGGGCAG TGGGGTCTGTTCGAAAAAACATTCGGGAGAGCAGACACAGAAGAAGCAGATCCAGAGGGAAGAGTGCCTGAGTGGAGCAAAGCTTCTGTGCAGGAGATGAAGGATAGGTTCGTCGCTGTTGGGTTGGGTCCTCGCCAG CTTGCTGTTATGTCAGCGTTCCTTGGACCTGACCAGGCTGCTACCGAGGAACGACTGATAGCTGATCCAGATTGCCGTCCATGGGTAGAGAAGTACCAGCGGAGCCGCGAGACTGTCTCCCGGACTGACTATGAA GTAGACCTGATAACCACACTCACAAAACTGAGCTCCCTTGGCCAGAAGATAAACTATGAAGCCTACACATACCCTAAGCAAAAGATTGACCTGGGCAAATTGAAACTGTAA
- the LOC136494413 gene encoding uncharacterized protein yields MGPLTLTAAVLCSSAGAGGCDHLDCHYGPFIVVVVRSAFGTAGVVETLIFTYSSDVAAWSEPICDQLPAGYIRGLVDPHMRSALVGNALYFGFMEERTALTYNMQLHQMSWIQLPPSVPLRRLLLTTTENGGLGLATEHESETLCLWRKDADEVDARWEQSRVIEELKMLLPVDADFTSLVGSTDDLGIIFMRAGNAIYAIDLKTYKGKKVCQGEINTIVPYMSFYTPALEADGTGDGPSAGGSSA; encoded by the exons ATGGGGCCGTTGACCTTGACTGCAGCGGTTCTCTGTTcatccgccggcgccggcggttgcgaccaccttgattgccactACGGACCTTTCATCGTGGTTGTTGTGCGCTCTGCTTTTGGGACCGCTGGTGTAGTGGAGACCTTAATCTTCACCTACTCATCTGATGTCGCTGCCTGGAGTGAGCCAATCTGCGATCAGCTACCTGCTGGTTACATCCGAGGATTAGTCGATCCTCACATGAGGAGTGCGCTTGTGGGGAATGCGCTCTACTTTGGCTTCATGGAGGAAAGGACAGCTCTCACGTACAACATGCAATTGCACCAAATGTCGTGGATTCAACTGCCACCTTCAGTGCCCCTTCGTCGGCTTCTGCTCACAACAACGGAGAATGGTGGGCTGGGGCTCGCCACTGAACACGAGTCCGAAACTCTATGTCTGTGGAGGAAGGATGCTGATGAAGTAGATGCTAGATGGGAACAAAGCAGAGTCATTGAGGAGCTTAAGATGCTGCTCCCTGTTGATGCTGACTTCACCTCACTGGTTGGCTCCACGGATGATCTTGGTATCATTTTCATGAGAGCGGGCAATGCGATCTATGCAATTGATCTGAAGACCTATAAGGGGAAGAAGGTATGCCAGGGCGAAATCAACACCATTGTTCCGTACATGAGCTTCTACACTCCAG CATTGGAAGCAGACGGTACTGGTGACGGACCAAGTGCTGGTGGCTCAAGTGCATGA
- the LOC136493606 gene encoding uncharacterized protein isoform X2 produces the protein MSSSSSKSNLFGRAWDRARGKTDVERICKKVFEDLADKNTGLLDINSLHVATLMVYNSINKQLVGPHKDPPCLNTIAEKMKECQYRDKKAILFTEFQELILEWVHKDLRLVLANKAAVAILGAPLLAVTAKNAARQVPRISDAVEQVPTPLLATVFSIGLMLLQDVRLGKQRE, from the exons atgtcgtcgtcctcgtccaaGTCTAACTTATTCGGTCGCGCGTGGGACAGAGCACGCG GCAAGACTGATGTCGAAAGAATTTGCAAGAAAGTCTTCGAGGACCTGGCGGACAAGAACACGGGGCTCCTGGACATCAACTCCCTCCACGTCGCCACCCTCATGGTTTACAA TTCAATCAACAAGCAGTTAGTCGGCCCTCACAAGGATCCTCCCTGCCTGAACACCATCGCCGAGAAAATGAAG GAATGCCAGTACCGCGACAAGAAAGCGATACTGTTCACGGAGTTCCAGGAGCTGATCCTCGAGTGGGTGCACAAGGACCTGCGGCTGGTGCTCGCCAACAAGGCCGCCGTCGCCATCCTGGGCGCGCCGCTGCTCGCCGTGACGGCCAAGAACGCCGCCAGGCAGGTGCCGAGGATAAGCGACGCCGTGGAGCAGGTGCCCACGCCGCTGCTCGCCACCGTCTTCTCCATTGGGCTCATGCTCCTGCAGGACGTCCGGCTGGGCAAGCAGAGGGAGTGA
- the LOC136491374 gene encoding multiple organellar RNA editing factor 2, chloroplastic-like, which produces MATAARALVAARPARPLLPSRRLPSSSSIRPPRQRGGVGSVRCMARRPDSSYSPLRSGQGGDRAPTEMAPLFPGCDYEHWLIVMDKPGGEGATKQQMIDCYIQTLAQVVGSEEEAKKKIYNVSCERYFGFGCEIDEETSNKLEGLPGVLFVLPDSYVDVENKDYGAELFVNGEIVQRSPERQRRVEPVPQRAQDRPRYSDRTRYVKRRENQSYQR; this is translated from the exons ATGGCCACCGCAGCGCGCGCCCTCGTCGCCGCACGCCCGGCGCGGCCGCTCCTCCCGTCACGGCGCCTCCCGTCCTCCTCTTCCATCCGTCCCCCGCGGCAACGTGGCGGCGTTGGGTCCGTCCGCTGCATGGCGCGGCGGCCGGATTCCTCATATTCCCCGCTGCGGTCGGGTCAGGGCGGTGACCGTGCGCCGACAGAGATGGCCCCGCTGTTCCCTGGCTGCGACTACGAGCACTGGCTCATCGTCATGGACAAGCCCGGCGGCGAGGGCGCCACCAAGCAGCAAATGATCGATTGCTACATCCAGACCCTTGCCCAGGTGGTAGGGAG CGAGGAGGAGGCTAAGAAGAAGATATACAACGTATCCTGCGAGCGCTATTTTGGATTCGGGTGTGAAATTGATGAAGAGACCTCAAACAAACTCGAAG GCCTTCCAGGGGTTCTATTTGTGCTTCCTGACTCTTATGTTGATGTTGAGAACAAGGATTATGGTG CTGAGTTATTTGTGAACGGTGAAATCGTTCAGCGATCGCCAGAAAGGCAGAGAAGGGTGGAGCCAGTGCCTCAGAGAGCTCAAGATCGACCCCGGTACAGTGATCGGACCCGCTATGTGAAGCGGAGGGAGAACCAGTCTTACCAGCGATGA
- the LOC136493606 gene encoding uncharacterized protein isoform X1, with translation MSSSSSKSNLFGRAWDRARGNHVSLPCTRISRHRHFCNLVLHSSSLCSALLMRNVMVTVASSSSILTLRSLAGKTDVERICKKVFEDLADKNTGLLDINSLHVATLMVYNSINKQLVGPHKDPPCLNTIAEKMKECQYRDKKAILFTEFQELILEWVHKDLRLVLANKAAVAILGAPLLAVTAKNAARQVPRISDAVEQVPTPLLATVFSIGLMLLQDVRLGKQRE, from the exons atgtcgtcgtcctcgtccaaGTCTAACTTATTCGGTCGCGCGTGGGACAGAGCACGCGGTAACCACGTTTCCCTGCCCTGCACGCGCATCTCTCGCCATCGCCATTTCTGCAACCTCGTGTTACATTCTTCGTCTCTCTGCTCCGCTCTGCTCATGAGAAATGTGATGGTTACCGTCGCATCGAGTTCATCCATCCTGACGCTGCGTTCGCTTGCAGGCAAGACTGATGTCGAAAGAATTTGCAAGAAAGTCTTCGAGGACCTGGCGGACAAGAACACGGGGCTCCTGGACATCAACTCCCTCCACGTCGCCACCCTCATGGTTTACAA TTCAATCAACAAGCAGTTAGTCGGCCCTCACAAGGATCCTCCCTGCCTGAACACCATCGCCGAGAAAATGAAG GAATGCCAGTACCGCGACAAGAAAGCGATACTGTTCACGGAGTTCCAGGAGCTGATCCTCGAGTGGGTGCACAAGGACCTGCGGCTGGTGCTCGCCAACAAGGCCGCCGTCGCCATCCTGGGCGCGCCGCTGCTCGCCGTGACGGCCAAGAACGCCGCCAGGCAGGTGCCGAGGATAAGCGACGCCGTGGAGCAGGTGCCCACGCCGCTGCTCGCCACCGTCTTCTCCATTGGGCTCATGCTCCTGCAGGACGTCCGGCTGGGCAAGCAGAGGGAGTGA